In Nostoc sp. UHCC 0870, a single window of DNA contains:
- a CDS encoding ParM/StbA family protein, giving the protein MTELAVMPFNATIGQKGTLTLIAGYDLGNSGVKFFTSDQKIRFPSYLENCYYRPTELPTEGYVEYLEGDAITKLDYKQWLSGYAAYDANPKNHLRVTDDATAKVTQSLKHLLAALSYYPYKPVINLIICASLHERGDLEEQLIGAIAGKHIVKFGGKPIPTTVNIHVLKVYDEGHAAIAANVHQLDTSKQNVIVDIGNRTVIATLIGHKGHLANRKTFDNGVEELIRMIGVNPTFKNRLQGEIAIPHLIRQGLESSEKPFWYGKQFNFEDVYHQELMPWVQKSLAPVFKFIHPWKINADACLIIGGGSQLMGVDEALKAKGFLIAENPVWANAQGLYQLATMMYSRGINE; this is encoded by the coding sequence ATGACAGAATTGGCAGTCATGCCCTTTAATGCCACCATTGGGCAAAAGGGTACACTCACCCTCATTGCAGGTTATGACCTCGGTAATTCCGGCGTGAAATTCTTTACGTCAGACCAAAAAATCAGATTTCCCAGTTATTTAGAGAATTGTTACTACCGTCCAACCGAGCTACCAACAGAGGGTTATGTAGAGTACCTAGAAGGAGATGCCATCACCAAACTCGACTACAAACAGTGGTTGTCAGGCTATGCCGCATACGACGCAAACCCCAAAAACCACCTGCGAGTCACCGACGATGCCACCGCCAAAGTCACCCAATCCCTCAAACACCTATTAGCAGCACTTTCTTACTATCCCTATAAGCCAGTAATCAACTTGATTATCTGTGCCTCCTTGCATGAACGAGGAGATTTAGAAGAGCAGTTGATTGGTGCGATTGCAGGTAAACACATCGTCAAATTTGGTGGCAAGCCCATACCAACAACAGTCAATATCCACGTTTTAAAAGTTTACGACGAAGGACACGCCGCCATCGCCGCCAATGTCCACCAACTGGACACCAGCAAACAAAACGTAATTGTAGACATTGGTAATCGCACAGTCATAGCCACCTTGATTGGACACAAAGGACATTTAGCCAACCGCAAAACCTTTGATAACGGGGTTGAAGAATTAATCAGAATGATTGGAGTCAACCCAACATTTAAGAACCGACTACAAGGTGAAATTGCCATACCGCACCTCATCCGCCAGGGATTAGAGAGTAGCGAAAAACCTTTTTGGTACGGTAAACAATTCAATTTTGAAGATGTCTATCACCAAGAATTGATGCCTTGGGTGCAGAAATCACTCGCACCAGTGTTTAAATTTATTCACCCCTGGAAGATTAACGCCGATGCCTGTTTGATTATCGGTGGAGGTTCGCAACTTATGGGTGTAGATGAAGCATTGAAAGCCAAAGGTTTCTTAATAGCAGAAAATCCAGTGTGGGCAAACGCCCAAGGTTTATATCAGCTAGCAACAATGATGTATTCGAGGGGAATAAATGAGTAA